The following is a genomic window from Neodiprion virginianus isolate iyNeoVirg1 chromosome 1, iyNeoVirg1.1, whole genome shotgun sequence.
GAGGAAAGCCACTCTTACGAGTCaataataagtataataatatgataataaaatacgaattATTGTCAGTTGAATGTGctaacaataattatgaaatgcACGCCTGCAGAGAGTATTCTAATTATATGTTAAATAGAAGTACATGCTTAAGTCATGGGCAAGTATAATCATCTTATTAAGCTTAtcttttaattaaattctaaaaacttataaaataCTAATTACAATCTTTCCCGCgatatattttactgaaaagagaacaaaaaaaaaaaaacaaaaaaacaacggAATAAAGTTTAGGGAAAATTATCGAACAGATCATCCAAGTTGAAcacatgtaaaaaaatttggttattGTAAAATGACATATTTACTCGATTGCACGTCTCTTTGATTTTACCATTCAATTATACActcaagtataaaaaaaaaaaatggacaacAAATTTGTAGTAAAAGTAATAAGAATAACGGtggcgaaggaaaaaataaaataaaaaatttgctagttaaattattcgtataataattcttgtatatctatatacaaataaatgtaATGATTACGAACGAGCTACGCGATAAATACGTATCGttctaaaaatttatttttatgctaCATGGGTTACGGAAAGAAGATTATAGAAAGAGTTAACAAGCTTACACAGTCACATGAATAACTGTTGCTCCAATATCGCTTTATACATTTCTTTGATAAAACTGCAGTGTTAACAATAAATCGTATAAACCCGAGTCACCCGGTATATCCATAATTATATTGATCATTCATCGTCgcatttattattaatcacGTATATGAATGTCGTTGTAATAGCAAAAGATAGGTACGAAAGAAGAATGTGGGTCATATGAAGcgaaagcagaaaaaaaaaaaaaaatcaataatcaaCAGTTGTCCAACTACAAAGCGCGGAAGTTTTTATAATTGAGCAACTTTGCGTATCCTTAACTTTAAGCTAAGAACGGCAAACAGTttcgtcgtcgtcttcgtcgtcgtaTTTCAACTAACATACACAGGGGGTCTCATACAGGGTCTCGGGATTCAGCGAAACTCTCGAAGATTCCCTAATCTGTTATATCATCACAATTTCAGAGTCAGTTAAACACGAGACAAGAAAGTGCAAAGTACACTCACTTTGACCCTCAGCGTTTACGATAcaggtttttaaaaaaagggaaaggAATTTCGAACTACATTGGAATTCAGAAAGCTGAATAAAAGGCAGAGAGAGAACGATTATCAAACTACCACCATTCCTTgatattgtggaaaaaattaacttatCACAAGCAAGCCagataatcgttgaaagtgGGCCCTAAATATTTGCGAGCTGATGATGCTGTTTGCTTATAAATACAATACGTATCCATGGTTCATTCAACGAGCTTTCGGGCATATCCATACCGCTGAAACGACGACAACGTAACGAGTCAAAAGacagatagagagagagagagagagagagagagagagagagagagagagagagagagagagagagagagagagagagaatttaAAGTGCATATAGTCTCTTTTCTTAATTCTTAAAATTTactgtacacacacacactcacagACAGTAACAATTCCCAGGATTGATTCCACCTTTTAACGTTATCCTTATCCCCGTTTGAATTTTAGCACAAGCATGCTTATCGTGAGGAAAACAACGATCCAGATTATTGTTGAGATGAAACCGTTGTAAACGTCAGGCTCCGTGACACTCCATCCACGTGTTAGCATCGATCTAAGCGACGTGGTTGCCATCGTTAGTGGCAAGCCTTGCGAAATGTATCGCAGAACTGTTGGCATTCCTTCGATTGGCCAAATTACACCTGCGAAAAGACAAATCGATACCGTGGCAATAATTTTCCGCGAAAACCGGTGATGTTTATagattttttctcctttttcaaCAGTTAATTTCATATTGACACTTGTTGATCGTCATCcgttgtaaaatgaaaaatttaactatGCCAACATGGAAAAAATAGTGTTTCGGTAAATTtgtagagagagaaagagagagagagagagagagtattCTGAATAAATGAGCCATATtcgtagagtgaaatcgaaggaatctattaaatttccaaccacctcgaaacaatttgaaaaaaagcatCGATATCTAAGCTTTTGCGTAAATTtgagtattttcaatttttgtatttctaaAGACAATCTTTGTAGACCGTAAATTTAATAATCTGATAAATACTCTACATCGTAGTATGATTAATTAAAAGCATGAATTGGATAACAGAAATATCTTGAAATGAAACTCCGTTACTAGctcaaataatttcagaatCCGATTTCGTTGTCtaatctattttttcttataattatagcccccccccccccccttcgcccctcttttttataattttacaatctCAACCGGATGACTCGCAGGATAAGAAAATCTCAGTACAGGCGTCATGTTCTTTTCAACCTTTATACCGGCGGTGATTTTAATGTATATTCAAATAACCCACATTTATATTAATTGACTATAGCTTGGCCAGTATACTGTATAATactgtatatattgtatataatgGCGACCGAAAGGTTAATCATTCCTCTGAGCTGTAGGTGTTTTTATCTTTAATTAATGCAAGAATTTATCTGTGTTATACTtgcaagtaaaaaaaatctacttGTAGTAGTTGGAAACGGAAATATGACCGAGGTCGGTTGTCTCGTGTTAATCATTACTTTATATAATGATCGTGAAAGGTATACATGTACTATTATATGCATACGTAGTAATTGGTGCCTGTGCATATACGTACCACTGAGTAAAAGCGTTGGGTAAAAACTGCCAAGCGCCAATTGAATGGCATTTCTTTCGAGTTCGCAAATTGCAGAAATTACAAAACCTGgaacatgaaaaaaacaacacgtCGAAATCAGAGTACGGGCGTTGTGCTGATTAATTTAAAtcgtgtaataattatatgaatCCTGATAATAAACGAATTCTTCACACAAATTAAGTTTCAACACAGCGAAAGTGTGATATTGTTCTCAGTTAAATTGTCTCTCATTacgttataattaattaacgtgTTCGCTGTAATCACAACTCGAAATTTTATCAAGCAAATTCATTCTTGAGTCGTGAAGTTTCGGtaaatcgttgtaaaaattatgattCTGCAACAGATCTAAAATCTGCAAAGGCTATCATATTCAGTTAGATTACAAAGTTGCACTGCAACATAACGTATTATACTGTCAACGCGATCAAAAGTTCACACGCTGATATACAGATTGCGATTGAGCAAGCactatttacatatatttttaatcgGTTTTATTTACCATTGCAGTTATTGCTGCACATTATGCTGCACTGCACTTTTTTGCGAAGCGTATATATGCCAATTATCATTCCGATGTAACACAGACCGCATTGACGAATGCAGGATTTAATTAAAAGACGACTTGCAATGTTCAGCTGACGAATTGCgtgtaataaaaatcgttcgaatataaaaattattcaattgcgGACAACGGAAAAAGTATTGTGTTgctcaaatttaattttcgcTGCTTGCACGAAATCctcaaatattttctccaaTCGGAAAGTAACATTTTGCTGAACgatcaaattttctattcaaaGTGCAGAAATACTCAGTAAACAGCCTTGCTCACTGTAAAGAATTTCTGATCTGCAgctataaaattttattagcaaAAAAGATAACCTGAAacaagttttttgtttttttgtttatttcttgcCTCGCAATCTCAGTTTTTTTCTACGAAACGATCTGTACAACGCAGATGTACGTTATAAGACTTTGAACAGTGTATAAATTTCCTTAATGATCAAATTATACAGAATAATACAGCAaggatatttttcttctgttcggggttgtgaaatttttttaattaatatttattcaaagaaCCGCATAACTCCGAGTGTgcaaatatatttgaataaattcattcgaaGACTGATTTACActtaattaaaaaacattttcgtTTACTTTACAGCGTCCGGTGAACAACCTTGTGGGACAAGTTAATATTGGCGAgtcaataattgaatatttttacatacagTTAATCGTTTGATCGTAAATTGAAGTAATGTTCTCTTCCTGTAGAATAAAACGGTTAGTTTAagagggagggaaaaaaaaagagaataaaaaaaacacgccATCAACTATCTTAGTCAATTACAATTTGATAATTATGCAACGTACCGAAACACATTCCGCAGAGTCCCTGAAGAATCGTGAGTATGATCACCCAGCCGATTTCACCCTTGCACTCAACCCCGAAGACTAGGATCATGAAAATAAGGACGAGAGCGGTCTGGCCGCACATAACGACGAACTGCGTAACGACGtgagagaataaaatttcccCGGGTGAAACGCCGGCGACCCAACTTCGATCCAGAAGACCCTCCATCCTCTCGATGATCAGGGCGGACGAGGTCAGAGCCACAGCCAAGAAAAATACGATTCTGTAATTGAGAAATCACGCATGTACGACACGATTCAAACATGTGACATTGTTACACGCTGCGAAATCAAGGATCAATTACATCGCTGCTCGGTGCTCAAGAATTTCGCCAGGCAATAACAAAATCTTAACctttgataattttatatttacgaCGCATtgtaagaaatatttaatagctTCCTCCTCGAGTCGTTGTTGTTTTGTATCGTAGACACCTTATTGCTTGTTAAGCTGATCGGCaatcgttgaattttcatgGATCTGATTAGATGGAAGAAAATAACTGATCAGACTCAGTTTTGTTACATCTTTTTGGACGGATTGCTGTCAACGTCCGGTCGATAAAAATCATCTTGTTTTCTTCGTGAGCAtattaccttttttttcatgatttacaaaaattagaaatatgCATTCTCCACGATTCCTGTACAATCTGCATGAAAAATTAGGCAGAtgtgttgaagaaaatttcttgtATTCGTCTGAATTCAACTGTTCGAAAATTaagattttttatacttgTTAATCGCTAGCGAAGAACTTCAATTATATATTccactattttttttaacctgaTTTTAAGTTCAGGATCATTTTTAATACCAATTTTAACACTTATAGTAGTGTTCTCTTAGTTCTATTTCAACTtagtttatttcatttttttcactaaataATTTTCCCACCccaagaaatatttttgtgcgatacgagtgaaataaaatttccttGTTGATGGCTGAAATTCTTTTAACCcacaacaaatatttcattaaagaaattaagcaatatttacatattaaaAACTACACAGTAGTTTACGTCACTACaccgaatttgtaaattagCAACCAGTAAATATCTGGTAAATTCGCCATCATTTTCAACACTGCACCGTAATTTCGATTTACTCACGTTAAAATGACACCAGGCGCCACAAAGTCCGTAAAACTGGGTTCGTTCGAGCCATAAATGGGGTCCTTGAATTGTATCGGAACGTCAGCCAATTTGGTATTCTGATCACAATTCGAGAGAAGGTCCTTCGCAAAGTCCCTGTACGTGTATTGCAGGTTCCTGGCTAACATTAGGCCGATCTGTTGGTCTGTAGACAAGCGGAAAATACAATCGTTGATAGTTTTCCTTATTGCCCGTAGCCGCTCAAAGTCATTCGACCTCAACCGTGCGTTTGGACTCAGCAAACTCATTGCGCTTCGTTGCTTCTTATTTTACATGTACGTTAATTTCTTTGATCTATAGATTTGGCACCGAGGTTGAGAATCACCGGTTGGGAAATAGggaaatagagaaagaaaataaaacagacagCGACCATTCGAAATCGACTCTCATGAAAATCGGACTTACTCGACATGTCCAACCACACTCTGATTTCACTTTGGTCCAGCGTTTCGTCGTCAGCATCACGGCCGAGAACCATTCGTGCTACCAAAGCGTCTGTGAAGTTCTCTGTGAAGTAGAGAGCCCCCCAAGCTTCGCCGGCACGAACAGCGTCCTTTGCGGAAGTTGGGTCTGGATAATACTCCTGAAAAGTAGCATTGCAGGTGTTTGGAACATCGAATCGGATCGATGTAGAGATTGCGATGCACCTATACCTCTCTATACGGCCGCTATTTATACCGAATTTCGCTAAaatggtattttttaattacggCACTCGTTCGATTGTTTCTTACGCACCATTTTTTACAGGAAATACAAAGAGTAAAATCCtttatgaatgaaaaactatattattttatgaaaaattagaatagAATCAATTGAATTTGTACGGGTTTGTGCAAAGGTAATTGATTCGTTATACGGCTTTTCGCTTTACGGTCAACCTTTCCGGAATACGTCAGGGCCGTAAAGCGAGGTACGAGTGCATTTCAAAGTATAAACGTGCGCGCCACTCACTTTGACCATCGTTTCGTtgtcgagaaattttaaatatcgaCAACTTAGATTCGTAAAActgcaatttttctcaattggACAGCTCAAGTTTCCCCAGGTCATCTCGTGATTAACGATTGCGATCTTCAGTCCCGTTGGATCCCTTCCAATAGCAAGACAGAATAGGATCACCTGCATTACCGGCAGGGCGAATATGAAGAGCATAACTCTGTTTGAGCGAGAAGAAAgggaaaaatcattatatAAGTCGAAGTGTGATTTGCCGTCATAGGAGAGAATAACTTGTACCCGATAGTAGAAAGTTTCTTACGTATTATGTGCGCATGTGCGTCATTATTATCAAACATCCGGAGTTTATCGAAATGTCTATAacggtatattatatacacaccCAACGTTTCTCCACATCCGGAGGAAGTTTTTTTGCAAAAGGGCTCGTATCTTTCCAATGCTGGTGATCTTGTAGCAGTCGGTAAAGTCCCCGCAATCATCGCATTCTACCGAAGTATCACCTTTCGCTCCAGGAAGCGGTTTTCCGTTCAACTATTTAAAGACACGAGCAATCAGTTGTGGACAGGTATAATCGACGTGGCTTTGAATTGGCAAATATCTATGCCTATAGATCAAGCATTTGACAGAACGGAGCAGTTTCATCGGtacacgaaaaatgaatttcctTTACATCGTCGAATTTTTACCCAGTTTTAGAGACCGGTCGAATTTCACTTACGTCGTAATGACTGCCAACGCCGTTTGTCGTATCGTGTATGAGGACCTCTTTGCTCTGGTGGAAGTTGAGCCCAACGACTCCAGACTCTTGAGTCACGTAAACTGGTTCATCTTTTTTCCCCCAGTTCAAGGAGGcctgtgtataaaaaattacaaattatattCTGAGAGGACTAGGCCAGTTATTTTGAGATTATAAAATACCTCGTCCTCGCTCGCAACCGAATCCTTCGGATAGCATTAAACAAGAAGACGAAGCTTGAGTGATTTTTAAGTACAGGATTATGAGTAGTGATGACAACAAAAATAGCAAAAGTTTTCCGAATTCTTACCAAGCTGATGTTGTTGGATATGTTTAATTCTGTCGTGGGTTGGGTGGATTGTCCTTGTTTTCTGGACAATTTGAGGAACACGTCTTCAAGGGAGGCACAATTGTACATGGTGAGAAGTGCCCTCGGTGATTCTTCGGCCAATAACCTTCCACTCCTCATCAGACCGATCttagaagaagagaaaatgcTCGTTctaatcgaataatttttatcagcaCGCTAGGTAGGTACTTGATGTTTGATACTCGTAATGACTACGTCGGCATGTCAATTTTACGACGAGGTTCAGAGTTGTACTACGAGTAATTGGATATATAGGGAACGGCGCTGTAAGAATCTTATAGAACTGTACGTTACGGTAACAAGACTCGTTATTTAAAGATATAACGTAACAAGTTTTTCCTTTATTTACTTCCTCGGAGCGTGTGTCTAGGAACGTGAAAGTGTATCTGTTACAAGTTGAATATTCTAGCTACCGATTTCGTTGGATGTTTTCGCGTCAGGAAAACGAACTAGAATAAGCAGAAGAGTGCCAAAGATTGATTCGacatttaattttatcgtGACAATGGTTCAAACTGTTCGTGGAGAGCTTGGAAAGGAAAATCACGAGTATTTCTAAACGTGATAAATCAAATCAACCGAGTTATTTTTACATGTCAAAAAACAAGACCCAAAGTAAACTTTGTACCGATTTGCGACAGCAAAAGTAATCCGCAATAAATTCAGACGTAGACGTTAACTAACAGCGACATAAATTGTCAGCATCTGTGATTTACAACCCGAATGAAAGCAAAATTCTAGCACGAGCCTTGATTGTTGGGAAAATTGAATACCCGTTTACTTCAATTAGGATTGATCGTTATTTGCGAAGCATGAATTATATCCACGTCATTAAATTCACAACGTAGAGATTTGTTACCATGTGAGCCTGTCGAGCCTCTTCGATGTAGTGTGTGGTAATGATGACAGTTTTGTTCCCATCTTTGGTGATTTGTACCAAGTGATTCCAGATACTGAAAgtagtaataaataaaaatgaatcttaGAGAGTAGTGCGAAAATCTTGAAtgggaaatttttgatttttagttttcATCAGCTTCTCGTAGCTACACGCACTTCAAACCATCCCTCAACTTCCGGATCCACATGCCTTAATGGCCATGACACGTTTGATCTTGGCAATAAAAAATCGTTCGCGTGTAGAGTCTCCTGTTTTATCGTTCCTAAATTACATACGAGTCCACATCGTGTAGACTTAACGTAACGATTGTCTGTGAGTCGATGATGCAACAAATTGCTGCGATCTTTGGAACTACGTGCGGTAGGCAGGCTGCATTAAGTTATGAATTATATAATACAATGCCTAACGATGCAAACCAGAATTgtgtctaaaaaataaaacctgaTCTTTCCACGACCGTGGAgaatttgttaatttaaatGACGGCGAATAGACGAGAAAAAGAGATGTTAATTCGTGATGAACGTAGTCTGTTGATCAGACTTCAGAGATCGATTAGCCGTAACCCTCGACGTCAAAgctattaattttataataacgtGTGTATTGACCTCGAGTCAAGGTAGCCGAAGCTATTAGTGATAAGAATTTAATTGATCTTTCCCAGAAGCATCATCAAGACTAAGCGCAGGACATTTGATTATGGAATATTTATGCACGGAATGAATTGAAGTGGAAGATAATCacttcttcaaatttttcatgtcCGCGATAGATTGAAGAAATAACAATCGCTTCCGACGTTATATCGTTCGGCTTCGAAAACATTTCGAAAAGCTGCGCGCGCTCGATTTTCCTAGCTCAATGTTCCATCGACGTATCTGCAGGTCGTCGACATTATTCTGCGTCCATTTTTAGATTCCCGATTTATTGCATGCTGCGATTATTCGAAACGATTTCGAAGAGaatgttaaaattttacagcACTCTCGCAAAATTTATTCGCAATTCATTAATATTCGTTACTCCCGCTGGTAGAAGATCCTTGACTGCGGTATATAAATGACGGAGGTTATTTTAACTTAATAAAATTCACTGTGACTCGAATAGAAttaattcttcttcttgttgAGTGTACAATAACGTAGACCATATAATATCCCGTCGTTCGTGActaagagaaaaatttccacaaattattagaaataaattttacaacagctGTATGACagagaattttgaattgaataatttttacgtcCAACGATAATATTCTGAGGACAATCTACGACTCGATGCatgaattatatataattaatgcAAATGACTCGGCGGTTTATGTGAACGCAAGGAATGGCGTTGATGATCTCTATCGATATTCAGAACTATGGCCTGATTCAGCTTAGTTAACGTTCACGGTCGACCGGTGAAGAAAAAGGTTACCTGGTCCAAAACCAACATCTCAAGTCTTTGGACTTGAGACGCGCTGGAAAATATGACGGACATCATTTGGTCTGAACGAGACCCGGCTTGACGTCACTAGCCAGTTTTTTACAGCTCGCTTcttgcgtgtgtgtgtgtgtgtgtgcgtgtgttcgcggtttttttaattacttttctGTTTTATTATTAACTGCGGCACGCACGTCAGTGATCTTCGACCGATGTAAATTTGCCGCAATTCACCTGGCGGGCTAAACGTACAAGTTGCGTCTCAGGACTTAGCCACGAGCGCGATTAGCTTTTCATTGTTACAAGaagaacgaaaagaaaagaagggTATAGAAAAAGGAATACGAAGAGCATGTTGTTCGGTAATATAGCAAAtgatgtgaaataaataagagATGCGCGTCCTTGTTCCGGCCATACTGATCGCTGCAGGTTAATGATAAAGGAATTTTTGGCCTCGTGTGCGTAAAGTTCCAAACTCTGAGCGTAAGGTgagctttttcttttttttttttttgtgtatgTGTAAAGTTAAGTGCTGTACTAAAAATTTGCGAATGCAATTTGAAAGATCAATTAATTCAGCGTCGtataacaattttaaattcttaCGTTTATTTTGAAGCATAATTTCATGGTGcgtttaaatataaatatagtaTACTGTTTAGCAATGATTTTTAAGAACAATCGTGCGAACcaatatcatttttaataaataatgtattttgtttgaatataaatgtaatATACCGAATCAAAAATGATAATCCAAAGCTGGATTCTATTTTCGATAAATACACTTTAGGGCAACatcattttctttatcataGAAATTTCCTATTTTTGTGTATAATCAAGATATAATTATAAGCATCATCCCATGATTTTCATTATGCGAACTTTAcgcagagagaaaaaaaaattgaacgcaACTCCGGTCTaaactttttacaaaaaagaaaaatctcgCTTTACGCCCTTGTTTCAGAAACTAGGCAATATCTAAAGCCGATTGCACAACGAGCTGGGTTTCGGAATATACCCAGCCAACCATAGAAACAATTCTGTTTGCGACAAAAGAATCCGGAATTTAGGTTCAACACAACAGAATATTCCAGGATAACACCGTTTTGATAATTTCGCTGGTGATCAATAACTGCGAGAGTGTTGTATAGCTCTCGGAAAATTCCACTTCAAACTGTCAAATTTACTCGAATCAATTTTAGATATCCTTAATGGAAATTACACCTATAAGTATAATAGTAATATGATGGCTCGAATGGGAGGAATATGAAACCAAGTAAACGACTCTCGCGCGTCGAGCGTGATTAGTTTTCTCAATCAGCGACCTCCGTTGTAGCTTGAGATTTCAGGTTGCAGGTAAAATCGgcttcaataaatttttcaaacctcaCCTTTGTCTGAGGAGCGGGTCGACTCCCACCGTAGGTTCGTCCAGAATTAGGAGTTCCGGGTCGTGCATCAACGCCACGGCAAAAGATACTCGCCTCTGCTGACCACCGCTGTATTCAGAGAAacgtaaattttcattaagaACGCGACATCTGTATCGGGAGTCTGGTAAGACGAATGACGAATGATTTCCAAGACTGATAATCGAAGAACGAATCGCCTCGACTTACCTGAGATTTTTGACGAGTCGATTTTGCGAGGGCAGATCCAAGAAATTGAGCAAAAATCTGAGCCTCTCGACGATCTCGGCTGTGCACATGCCGAATATCCACCCGAAGTACATCATCGTTTCTCTTATGGTGAACTCTCCGTAGAGGGCGATTTCCTGGGGCATGTAGCCGACGCGCTTACCCGGCACTCCGGAACCTTTGGTACCCGGTTTTCCACCCAGGACCCAGATTTCTCCAGAATTCAACCTCCGTCGACCAACGATGCAGGACAGAAGCGTCGTTTTCCCGCAACCACTGGCGCCGAGGAGTCCATATCTGTGAATTtgtcgaaataaatatacaagttTGAACTTCGTGACCAATGTCGTTACGTATATTAAATATGATTCGTCGAACTTGGCCATTTCCTCCTGGCATGGCTGGACAACGACACGTTACGCTCGTAGGATTGTCAGTAATTATTGGCCGTGGCCGATCGAAACGACGCAACCGTTTAATCAATTGATAAAAAGATATTCTACCATGACCAACTTCGACGAATCATTTTcgatacaaataaatatacgcAGTATAGTCGGTTGTCCTCTTTACACATCTGAGAATCAATATTTACCGATGGAAACTTTACTCCAAGATTATGAACAAGTAGGGCAAACTATATTATTAAACTGGGACAAGTGTCTTCGAAGTCATGTACTTTGGAAAGTGGATGACATGTACGCACAACGTTAAACAGGACAATTAAAGTAtgggaatgaaatttttcctatATCGTTTTAGCGGAGTTGGAAATGGCATcgcgattgaaaaatgaaaatttttttagcggCATCGGAATTTAAACTCAGCACTTGGCTGATGTTTGTTGCCGATACTAATAGTAGAAACTAATCACCGACGTGTGTCTGATATGCTTTGCTCTGTTCCATCAAAAATTCATCGGCAAGGGATACGTGGTCTAATGAGAATACGTGGATAATCGATGGCGTTGAGTTAACGGTTCACAATTTCGACGACTTGAGCTGCTTTCACATATTTTCCTGCAATTCCAATCGTTTCATGCTGTTATTTGGAactacatacatacgtgtTGTTACATCTAAGCGCGTCAACTACGCCAAACCTGAGACTTCGATCAAAGTTTCCATCCTAGTCGAAGCTAGTTGAAGAGAAAAACCGTAGCGAATGAGTCGGCGAAATGATTGCAAATCTATTAATTTTGTATAAGAAGGTATAACATAAGCCAAACTTATTACATCCTTTATCACTCAACTTGAACGCGACTCACAATCTATAATATCAGGTTTACACGAAGTACAATTTGTCATTAGCGTACTAAAATGTGTGATATATGCTGTCTACTCTTCCTAATTTCAGTTTCAAAGGAGACGAAAGGGGACAGTTAACGAGGGGCGATTTCTCGCgcggaaattattattattattattattggaaCCATAgctatattttcttccattaCAAATGTCCGCATGTCGAAATGTTCCAGGACTGGGCTAGTCACGTCGATATTAAACCTTATATAAATAACTTTCCGAGCCAAGGTAGACGCGATTGCCTTTCTACACGTGCAGGCACTGGATGCGTAAATACAGTATGTCGAAGCATTCTAAGTCATCATTTGTGCATTCGAATTCCGATCCATTATCAACAACGCGTGGATTTAAAAGCGTCATCTCGatttggtataaaaaaaaaaaaaaaaaaaaaatactacgaAAGAACTCCGTTTCCTATTTCGAACGCTGATTCCTTTCTTCTATCGACGTCAGATTACAATCGACTCGCATCCACCCAGCGCTACAAGAGCGTGTATTCAATAGGTGTATTCAATAGTATAAATATGaggaaagtaaaaattgacgGTGTTTTTGATTTCTAGTTTTAT
Proteins encoded in this region:
- the LOC124300157 gene encoding ABC transporter G family member 23 isoform X4, yielding MMVNSNSVNSMNSAEGNMDGTMTPNPVMATPGINNVAWNRQQAVSVRHAFKNYGSSKNPNQVLQNLNMTVAKGSIYGLLGASGCGKTTLLSCIVGRRRLNSGEIWVLGGKPGTKGSGVPGKRVGYMPQEIALYGEFTIRETMMYFGWIFGMCTAEIVERLRFLLNFLDLPSQNRLVKNLSGGQQRRVSFAVALMHDPELLILDEPTVGVDPLLRQSIWNHLVQITKDGNKTVIITTHYIEEARQAHMIGLMRSGRLLAEESPRALLTMYNCASLEDVFLKLSRKQGQSTQPTTELNISNNISLASLNWGKKDEPVYVTQESGVVGLNFHQSKEVLIHDTTNGVGSHYDLNGKPLPGAKGDTSVECDDCGDFTDCYKITSIGKIRALLQKNFLRMWRNVGVMLFIFALPVMQVILFCLAIGRDPTGLKIAIVNHEMTWGNLSCPIEKNCSFTNLSCRYLKFLDNETMVKEYYPDPTSAKDAVRAGEAWGALYFTENFTDALVARMVLGRDADDETLDQSEIRVWLDMSNQQIGLMLARNLQYTYRDFAKDLLSNCDQNTKLADVPIQFKDPIYGSNEPSFTDFVAPGVILTIVFFLAVALTSSALIIERMEGLLDRSWVAGVSPGEILFSHVVTQFVVMCGQTALVLIFMILVFGVECKGEIGWVIILTILQGLCGMCFGFVISAICELERNAIQLALGSFYPTLLLSGVIWPIEGMPTVLRYISQGLPLTMATTSLRSMLTRGWSVTEPDVYNGFISTIIWIVVFLTISMLVLKFKRG
- the LOC124300157 gene encoding ABC transporter G family member 23 isoform X3 is translated as MLITDNTATGGGGMMVNSNSVNSMNSAEGNMDGTMTPNPVMATPGINNVAWNRQQAVSVRHAFKNYGSSKNPNQVLQNLNMTVAKGSIYGLLGASGCGKTTLLSCIVGRRRLNSGEIWVLGGKPGTKGSGVPGKRVGYMPQEIALYGEFTIRETMMYFGWIFGMCTAEIVERLRFLLNFLDLPSQNRLVKNLSGGQQRRVSFAVALMHDPELLILDEPTVGVDPLLRQSIWNHLVQITKDGNKTVIITTHYIEEARQAHMIGLMRSGRLLAEESPRALLTMYNCASLEDVFLKLSRKQGQSTQPTTELNISNNISLASLNWGKKDEPVYVTQESGVVGLNFHQSKEVLIHDTTNGVGSHYDLNGKPLPGAKGDTSVECDDCGDFTDCYKITSIGKIRALLQKNFLRMWRNVGVMLFIFALPVMQVILFCLAIGRDPTGLKIAIVNHEMTWGNLSCPIEKNCSFTNLSCRYLKFLDNETMVKEYYPDPTSAKDAVRAGEAWGALYFTENFTDALVARMVLGRDADDETLDQSEIRVWLDMSNQQIGLMLARNLQYTYRDFAKDLLSNCDQNTKLADVPIQFKDPIYGSNEPSFTDFVAPGVILTIVFFLAVALTSSALIIERMEGLLDRSWVAGVSPGEILFSHVVTQFVVMCGQTALVLIFMILVFGVECKGEIGWVIILTILQGLCGMCFGFVISAICELERNAIQLALGSFYPTLLLSGVIWPIEGMPTVLRYISQGLPLTMATTSLRSMLTRGWSVTEPDVYNGFISTIIWIVVFLTISMLVLKFKRG